The nucleotide window GGACAGGACCGTATCTGTGTTACTCACCACTAAATACTCACTGCCTACTACAGTGCTTACCATGTAATAaataggcattcagtaaatatttgagtgAGTGAAATAATACATTGGATGCATAACTTCGGAAAAGTCGCGTTATCTCTCTGGGTTTCATTTTTCCCcccttcatctataaaatacaaGTTTTGACTAACCAAGTCTCTAGTTCTCAAATTACTGCATTAAAAGTTAGAAAGATACAATTATTTTAGATAATCAACTCCATTGTAAACACCAGTGCAAACTTGGGCATTGATATCAGGTGGCATTTCTTGGTTTTAAGGTAGTTAGGCTTATAGGTTATCTagattatttttgtaaaacaaaagcaatattaaactttttttatatttgcCTTTGCTTTTTTGGTATAAAGAAAGgattaataaaattttttgcagagaaagCAATTGTGGCAGAATATTAATATGTGATGAATCTAGATGAAGTGTTTATGTAAGATCTTTATACTATTattacaacttttctgtaaatttgaaattatattaaattagtAATTTGAACTCAGAAAAGCCCAGCATGTggtgagaaagaataaaaagtacaacaatggtaataataaaacattaggTGGATGTGAAGGATAGTATTTGGAGATTCATAAGTTCACTTAAGTGTAGAGATTTGTATCTCTTTGCAAAATATTTAGACTTGTAAGGGACATTCATTCTAAATGTAGAGGAAATATTCACTGTAAAGAAAGACTGGTGAATTTCTCACTTACCGTTCCCccacacccccccaaaaaaacacagGTTTTCTTAAATTGAGATCTACTAatatttttttgccattttaccCTGTCAGATAGAAACTCCATGCTGTTCCTTTGGCTTGGGTAGTAGTggttatcattttttttccttgattgaCAAAGCCGGCACCTCAGATTTTACTATAACTTAATTACTGACCCTGCTTCCTCTGTACCAAGTGGTACCTTATGATATTATCTGTTCCTTAACTTAGAATTTAGTGAACTTTAGTGTTTAACAATATTACCTGAATTTGTAAGCTCTTCTGTTGATATAAATGTAccatcttcttttttctctcatatGCACTCTGGtggcatatttccttttttttttttttttttgctggggcAACATCTATCTGAAAGTGAGTTGCTTAGAGACTTTAGAGACTTTAATCTCCCGAGTAATGGATTTTCTGTCCATATTATTGAAAATTATGTTCCCAATCTTCGTTTTCCTTTGCAAGGTAGAATCAAATTTTAGAGTTAGAAGGGTTCTAAGTCTAAGTTCCTTTTGTTGTGCTTCGGCAAACAAGTTTGCCTGGTTAAGGGCAGAATGGGAATAAGAACCAGAGTTTCATTCTCTCATgccttgattttttgttttttgttttttgtttttaaagtcttGTGTCCCAAATTTGAAAGTCTCTAGTTCAGATGAATAAGAAGAATTGTTTTCATTTCACTGTTTATACAAGTAATTGATACTTCCCCAAAAAGGCCAAATCTGTGTGAGAGCTCAAAGTATGCTGAATGTGAATAGGTATTTGCTGTTGTCCAACAGTAACCCAAATCTATAAagtttaatgttcttttttttttaaacttaaaaaaaatcaggctgcATTACTGGCATATATAAAGTTTAATGTCTTAATGGAAGGATTTGAGGGGGTGGTAACTGAAATATgtgaaatgtatttaaaaaaactcaATGTATTTGTCATCCTGGTTCAATTATTATGAATTTGTGACTGATTTTGAGAAAAATTTGTAATCTTGATAATTTTTAGGCTTTATCTAACTACAAAATAAATCTAGATATATGCTAAACGACTTAATGGAAACACTTATTTTTCTGCAGTGTTTCCTGAGGTTATAGGCGGGTGTTTGAGGAGTACATGCGGGTTATTAGCCAGCGGTACCCAGACATCCGCATTGAAGGAGAGAATTACCTCCCTCAACCAATATATAGGTAAGAAATTTtaataacttaaaaagaaaacaatgtatttGACTTTATAAATGTTTGTGAATTGGTTTAATTAGCTGTCCTTAGTTATTGTAATTACTTAGTTGGTTATAATAATATACAGAGAATGCTGTTTTATATATAACAAGTTTATTTGACCCAATATAGAAGGCTTTTTCCGTAAGAAGGAATAGGGTCATTTCAGAGATGGCAACCCTTCTAAAGATGtgttttcatgtgtatttttaattgtggAAATAGAATAACAATCCTAAATTTTTATAGAAAGTGGTATTAAATTctgtatttcataaaataatagtatttttaaagacCAATTCTGTATAAATTTGTAGGTTAATTTTTCAggtgattttaaatatattaaacatttttgttttaaaactgcacAATAAACTTTAATTGCTTTTTCTATAAGTAGCTTTTAGATTTGGTGTCTAGAAAATCTTTACATACACTTGAATTACTAAATTTTAAAGAAGATTGGAAATTGTGgcttctgattattttctttcttttcttttgatagacacATAGCATCTTTCCTGTCAGTCTTCAAACTAGTATTAATAGGCTTAATAATTGTTGGCAAGGATCCTTTTGCTTTCTTTGGCATGCAAGCTCCTAGCATCTGGCAGTGGGGCCAAGAAAATAAGGTATGTAACTTAATAGCTTTGGTAACTGTAGGTTTTTACGTTGTCAGTGAAATATTCTAatagattttcttattttgaatacTTGTTATTGATTCACCTgttaacatgtattattttaatttataccaGTTTTATCTCTGGGgaagtcacttaacctccctTCATCTTCATTTCCATATTGATATATTAAGAATGATTAGGTcttaacctttttattttggGGGGATAGGGAGGTGTTAGTTTAGTATAACCTGGGCACAAAATACTTTGTTATCTGATTTTGATTATATTACTTAGGTCAAATCATATCCAGcaaaacataatatatacataatgcaAGCCTTTTAAACCAATTAATGTCATATTAGTGGGTTGATTCACATTAAAAAGGGAATTCCCATTAACTTGTTCTTATCAaaactcctctctctctttttaaattatttgtcctTTGCCTGTTCTGTTTATGGATCTGTTTGACTAATTGcctgaaagaaacaataaaaatatacttaagaaCTTTGTgctgtttctcttttcatttgtAGGGTCTTGTTGCCACATACATTCTTTCTAGATTactcttattttaatttattttacttaaaatcatTGTTTCTATAGGGCTTACTCTGTCCTGTCTAAAATgggtctaatttttatttttctcatggatTAGATTTTTTTAGGCTTCCTTTTATGAAGTCTTCCTTTTTAGAGTCTTCTATCTGATCTTGTCCTTTAATTCTAGGCTGAATACCTTTAGCAGACTCCTGCATAGctgtacttctttttctttgggaaCCATTTCTTTCCAGTAACAGGCAGGACTTCTTAATATAAATATCTTCAAGTGGTATCTCTAATTGAAATATATCTCTGCCTTGTAGGTTTTATGACATTTCCTTGTGTATTGTTCCCATGAAAATAGACTTAACATTCCCAAATGGGAGAGTAATTCCTATAAAAACAAACCCCACCTAGCTCCTGTGGGGCAGTAGGGAAAGCTCTTTCTCATCTGCTGTgaacatttgatttatttttctgaaacagcTTGCTGTGAATTGGCATTCTCACTGCATCCTACTTTTAGTCCTGTGATTTtgttaaagtaaaattttctgtCCAACAAGAAACACCTCGCCGCTTTTGGGAGAGAGTATAGATTTGCCTTTGAAAGGTGAATGAATATACTTTAATATGCCTGTGCTTTCTAACCTACTTCTTTCTTAGTTTGACTTAAAATGATTTGTTTGAAACATATACAGGTTGTATTGAATATTATATGGAGTTACTAATTTTGCATCACAAGTCTCTTATGAattcatatattataaaaatggtAAAGTGAACTCTTATGCTTATATTCTTTTGTTTAACTTATTAAGGCTATTATGAAATCTCTTAGAAATTCTGTGTACATTATGAATATCATCTATAAGTGCTTCAGCATGTATGGAGCTGCAAATTAATACTGGTTTACTTTTGCTCTATGTATGTTATCTGAACATATGGAATAGCAGTAATAGTTTTTATGGGAACTTTTAAAGTAGATTAAAAAGAGCATTTACCAAAAATGACTTTGCCTGTTGtgcttaattatattttcttttaggtcTATGCATGTATGATGGTTTTCTTCTTGAGCAACATGATTGAGAACCAGTGTATGTCAACAGGTGCATTTGAGATAACTTTAAATGGTAGGTTCTGAATAGTTTGCATTTTGTGATcgattttaaatgatttataatGAGTATCAAgcttttatcttttataataagATAAACTTCTTTAGTGTTTGTATAAAAGTAAGtatttgaaagaaattgaaaattcaGGAGATAgaagaatttagaaaattttaactttttttttaaattcgcTCCCTCAACTTAATCTCCTTACCTCTGCTTGAACTTCACACCTTCAAATTCCTTGAGGAGTTGGCCCTATTCTTCTATCAGATTGTCTCTGTGAATTTTATCTACGCCCATGGCTTTAAAATAACATCTGTATGACTGTATATCCCTGAATGTATATCTCTCGATCTCTCTCCTAAAATGCTATGCTCAAGAATCTTAAACATAACCTACTCTAAAATAAACTCTTGCTTACTTCTCCTTCCTATAATGTCTGTAAactctttgctcctcctttgacatttctcatttatttaatgatACCATCATTTGTCTACTCAGTTGCCCATGCCAGAAACCTATGATAACATCACCGTCTTCCCTAGTCCCCCTATTTAATGGATTACCAAGTCTTCTCAGTTCCACCTCCTAAATTTCAAAAATCTACCTTCTGTTCATCTTAACTGCCACCACCCTAGTCCAGGACACAATTAACTTGTTACCCTCTTCTGCGTTCTCTAAACCAGGGGTTGGCAAATACGGCCTATGAGCTAACAATGTTTTTTAcactttttggttaaaaaaaaaataaaactaatgtttTATGACACATGGAAACTATATGAAATTCCAACTTCTGTGCTTATAACTAAAGTTTTGGTTTGCATCAATGAAAAATTTGTAgaaatttatctttatattatatAAGTACCTACATAACGTTCTTGATTTTTGTCTCTTGGTCCATAAAgtgtaaaatatttaccatctgccTTCTTACAGAAAAATTGACCAATATCTGTTCtaaacaataactttttttttttttgagacagagtcttgctgtgtcgcccaggctggagtgccgtggtgcgatctcgattcactgcaagctctgcctcccaggttcgcgccattctcctcctcagcctcctgagtagctgggactacaggcgcccaccaccacgcctggctaattttttgtatttttagtagagacggagtttcaccctgttagccaggatggtcttgatctcctccgcctccacctcccaaagtgctgggattacaggtgtgagccacctcgcccagcctaaacaataacttttttaatgcaaattttGTCTTGCTGCTTGAGTGTTCCCAATTCATTAAGTAACTTGACTTTGTTCTCAAGATAAAGACCAGAACATTTAATCTGCAAAAGGCTCTGCATGATCTAGTTCAGTGGTTAGCAAGCTGTGGTCCTACGGACCATATCCTCTGCTgcttgttttgtaaataaagctttattagaacacagccgtgtccatttgtttatgtattgttaCAGCTGCATTTAGGCTACAAGAGTTGAATAGCTGTGGCAGAGACTATGTATCTTCCCTAGCCCAAAATGTTTACTTTCTGTCCCTTTACAGTTTATTGACCCCAGTCTAATCCTTTCCACCTTCCCATCCTCCCTTATATCACTCCTCTTCTATATTTCTCTCAGCTGTGctgattttctcttattttcacgTGCCAGGCTACTTTCTGGTCTTTACATTTCTGTTCTCTCCCTCAAAGGTTTTCTACTATCATGAATCCCCACTCTGTCTTggtaatttttctttatcttttagatCTCAATTTAAATGATACTATTTCTCTGACTAGACAGGGAGAGCCTTGTGTATATGTCCCTCCTAGTACAGT belongs to Pongo pygmaeus isolate AG05252 chromosome 2, NHGRI_mPonPyg2-v2.0_pri, whole genome shotgun sequence and includes:
- the SELENOT gene encoding thioredoxin reductase-like selenoprotein T, coding for MRLLLLLLVAASAMVRSEASANLGGVPSKRLKMQYATGPLLKFQICVSUGYRRVFEEYMRVISQRYPDIRIEGENYLPQPIYRHIASFLSVFKLVLIGLIIVGKDPFAFFGMQAPSIWQWGQENKVYACMMVFFLSNMIENQCMSTGAFEITLNDVPVWSKLESGHLPSMQQLVQILDNEMKLNVHMDSIPHHRS